AAATAATTTATGAACAAGTGTGTGCATCATGCATTTTCTACGTAAATGAGTGGCCATTTTTAGATAAAATCTTAAATCATAAAATAACAACGTTGTTATTTTATGATTGACTGTCTCAATTTTCAAAATATAATGGTATTTAAAGGGAGATGAAGAAATAAAGATACTCTAAAACAAAAAATTTTCACCATTAAAGAAACCGCTTCCAAATGTCGATTCATTTTTTTAGAGTATGCTTTAATGCTAATGAGGGGTGAGGTTATGGTTGTCGCAAAGTTGAAATCTGAAAACAGAAGATTAAGTACTTTCAAAGAAATTCAAGCGCCTAAATTAAAATTTAGAGAAAAACTTTCATATGGTTTTGGTGATTTAGGAAACGGCATGATGTTTGATATGGGTCAGATTTACCTGCTTAAATTTTTCACTGATATTTTAGGTATATCTAGCGTTTATGGGGGGTTAGTATTTTTCCTTTCTAAAATCTTTGATGCTTTCTTTGATACTGGTGTGGGTGCTTATGTTGATAATAGAAGGCATATTGGGAGTAAAGGAAAGTTCCGTCCATTTATTTTATATGGGTCAATACCGTTAGCCATGTTTACGGTATTAACCTTTATTTCACCAGATTTAAGCTATACGGGAAAAGTAGTTTGGGCATTTACGACATACATATTGTTTAATTTTGCCTATTCTGTAGTTAATATTCCATATGGTTCACTTTCAGCTACTATGACACTTAACGCTGATGATCGTACACAATTGTCGGTATTTCGTAATTTAGGTTCACAAGGTGCGTTGTTTATCGCCGGTATCGTAGTTATTCCAATGGTTAATGCCTTCCCTAATCATGCTATAGGTTACCCGATAGCAGTAGGCCTATTAGGTATAGCGGGCGTTATATTTCATATGATTTGTTATAAAGGAACTAAAGAGCGACACGTTATTGAACAACCTAAAACTAAAAACATGGGAAGAAAAGCTTTCAAGGCATTGTTTAAAAATTTGCCATTTATTATTTTAGTTATTTATACATTGTTAACGATTACGGCACAATTTTTAAAACAACAAGTGCAATTATATTATTTCCAATACGTACTAGATTCACCAAATTTAGTAAGTATCGTTAGTACATTAAATTTTATAATGTTAATACCTGCATTAATTTTAACGACTATTTTAAGTAAAAAATTTGGTAAAAAAATGACAGCTATAATTGGTGTAACGGCATTCTTTATTTTTGAATTTCTGAACTTAGCCGTATTTGGAAGTAACTTAAAATCATTTTTAGTGATCAATACTTTGTCTAATATGAGCCTAGTAATACCAACTACAGTGTCATGGGCATTTATAGCTGACGTAGTTGAGTATCAACAATGGAAAACTGGAATTCGCTCTGAAGGTATCATCTATTCTAGCTATAGTTTCACAAGGAAAATCACCCAAGCCTTAGCAGGATTGATTTCAGGTTCAGCTTTAACACTAGTAGGATACCAGCCTAATGTGCAACAAACTGCATCTACACTATTTGGTATGAAATTTATCTTCTTTGCAGTTCCTGGAATAGCTACGCTTATTGGCATGGTAGTATTCTTAATATTTTATCCTTTAAC
The genomic region above belongs to Staphylococcus durrellii and contains:
- a CDS encoding MFS transporter; protein product: MVVAKLKSENRRLSTFKEIQAPKLKFREKLSYGFGDLGNGMMFDMGQIYLLKFFTDILGISSVYGGLVFFLSKIFDAFFDTGVGAYVDNRRHIGSKGKFRPFILYGSIPLAMFTVLTFISPDLSYTGKVVWAFTTYILFNFAYSVVNIPYGSLSATMTLNADDRTQLSVFRNLGSQGALFIAGIVVIPMVNAFPNHAIGYPIAVGLLGIAGVIFHMICYKGTKERHVIEQPKTKNMGRKAFKALFKNLPFIILVIYTLLTITAQFLKQQVQLYYFQYVLDSPNLVSIVSTLNFIMLIPALILTTILSKKFGKKMTAIIGVTAFFIFEFLNLAVFGSNLKSFLVINTLSNMSLVIPTTVSWAFIADVVEYQQWKTGIRSEGIIYSSYSFTRKITQALAGLISGSALTLVGYQPNVQQTASTLFGMKFIFFAVPGIATLIGMVVFLIFYPLTDKRHNQIVKELALREEI